The DNA window CGACCAGCGACGCGGTGCCCACGACCGCGAACGCGGCCGGCCAGTTCAGCACGTAGCTCGTTCCCCAGAACCAGTCGACCAGCTCCCCAAGGTCCGAGAGGCTGTTGTTGAACGAGCCCTGGGAACCCGCGCCGGCGAAGAAGATGTCCGCGCCGTGGTTCGAGACGACGGTTAGCCACCACGGGCTGGCGATGACGAGCCCGCCGACGGCGATTCCGGCCCCGGTCGCCAGCCCCCGCGGCGAGCGGTCCCAGACGAGCCACGCGGCAGCGACGCCGGCCCCGGCTGCCGCGGCGTGGACGGGGTGGGTCAACACGACGAGCCCCCAGCCGATTGTCGCGGTGGCCAGCGCCCGCCGGTCCCCGTCGTTCGCGAAGTACTGGTAGGCCCCGAACATCGCGACCAGCATGAACAGAAAGCCCAGCCCGCGGATGAAGCCGCTCGCCCCCAGTAGATAGACGTTCAGCGAGACGTGCGTGCCCGTGATGATGCCAGCGACGAGTGCCGTCTCGGGACGGTCGGTCAGCACCCACGTGAGGTGATAGACGAGCGCGACGATGCCCAGCAGGACGACCGGTGCACCGAAGCGAAGCAGCGCTACGCCGTCGACGCCGAGCTCCAGGAAAACGGCCATAACGTAGAACCCCAGCGGCGGATACGCGAAGGGGACGCCCTCCGGGGTGAACCCGTCGATAGTCGTCGGCAGCGTGCCCGATTCGGCGACCGTCGCCGCCATTTCGAGGAAAAGTCCGCCCAGCAGCGCCGGGAACTCGTGGGTACGGAGGTAGGCGACCTGAACGAGCGCCGAGAGCCCGAGTGCCAGCAGCAAGAACCCCCTGTACCGGTTCAGACGCATATACTTCCGGCAGTGTAAGGACGAGCATAATATTGTTGGTACAGGGTAGGTCGCCGCGAGCAAATCGGGCACAGCCTACTGGTACCAGTCCCACGGCCGCTGGAGCGGGCCTGTCAGTCACCGGGACCACAGGCGCCGTGGCCCGGTAAATTTGAGGCCCAGCAAGAGTGCAGCGAGGACAGGAAGCACACTGCCAGCCTGTCCGATTGAGAGGGCGATTTCCAAACATCGTCCACAATCTCAGCGACTCCCGAAATCCCTTCATCGAATTTAGGTTAATAATACAACATATTCAAGAGACGAGCGGTCGGTGGATATGTGTGGTCGCTAACACTATTCCGCGAGATGCCAAACTGGAGTGTCGAAGCTGTGGGTACAGCAAACGGGCGAGCCTGCTGGTCAAACCCGCCCAGATTGCCGTGACGATGTCGTGTCAACAGTGTGGGTCCCCACTGGCACTGGCCGAGTCCGCTCGATAGCCCGACTGGTCGGGTTTTGCGGACAGCGCACCGGACCTGCCGGATGAGTCTGTGTCGCTCACAGCGACCGGGGTCTGCCCCGAGCAATACTTTTCAGCTGTCGCGTCGGCGTAGCGACGTGAAATACATTTACGCGCACCGAAGAGAGAACTAACGTTCCATCTCATAGCGGCGAAGTCGTTGCCGACCACTGTAGTATGCCGTCAACGGTGGTTTGTTCGGGTCGCAGAATTTCCATAGGTACGAACGCATGCGGTCCGTTCGAATGATTGGATTTTATCCCGCGACCCCGACTACCAGGCGACATGGCAACACGCACTGAGGGAGATACGACGCTGGCCGCGCTCGCACACGCCTCCTCGCTGTTTGCGCCCTTCGTCGGACCACTGCTCGTTTTGCTAATCGCAGACGACGGCGATACGCTCGTCGAGGAAAACGCGAAGAGTTCGCTCAACTTCGAAATCGTATTTTTCATTGCGACACTGATTTCCTTCCTGTTGGCGTTTGTTCTCATCGGGTTTCTGTTCTTGCTGATACTCCTCCCGGCCGGGCTCGTGATTCGAATCATCGGGACGCTACGGGCGAGCGAAGGCGAAATCTACCACTACCCGCTCACGCCGAATCTCATCTGACGGGGACAGATACCCATCGACCGACTGACCACACAACACTCTCGGGCTGGTCGTGGGCTATGGCATACTGACCGACCATCTGGAGTGATAACCCTCTCAAAGAATGTGTTTCGAATTAGATTTACTGAACTAACTGCTCAGTAGGTTTGGAAAATGATAATTCAGATAGATATAATTTATGTATGTGAGCAATA is part of the Haloarcula salinisoli genome and encodes:
- a CDS encoding ArnT family glycosyltransferase, producing MRLNRYRGFLLLALGLSALVQVAYLRTHEFPALLGGLFLEMAATVAESGTLPTTIDGFTPEGVPFAYPPLGFYVMAVFLELGVDGVALLRFGAPVVLLGIVALVYHLTWVLTDRPETALVAGIITGTHVSLNVYLLGASGFIRGLGFLFMLVAMFGAYQYFANDGDRRALATATIGWGLVVLTHPVHAAAAGAGVAAAWLVWDRSPRGLATGAGIAVGGLVIASPWWLTVVSNHGADIFFAGAGSQGSFNNSLSDLGELVDWFWGTSYVLNWPAAFAVVGTASLVARGEWHQPAWLAAPIVLLVPPHGRLGILVVAPLGAVGFMLALSVLTELDIDLPDRSTGRLSRLSLPSRFSLPAPLSRVDLPDLSTRQVVAIVFFLVLVGPFVGQNMAAASGTSPYSPLPVYVDAEDRTAMDWIEDETAADAQVAVVGGASEWFPHLANRTSVIVKYGTEWSGQETFTRHESAQYELRNCWNASCVNATLVDHEFASEVDYVYVPYGGFMSGRGGASISPALHESLRSSEQFTEVYRNSGVGVYEYNRTAAVSESQQRALDA
- a CDS encoding DUF4870 domain-containing protein, giving the protein MATRTEGDTTLAALAHASSLFAPFVGPLLVLLIADDGDTLVEENAKSSLNFEIVFFIATLISFLLAFVLIGFLFLLILLPAGLVIRIIGTLRASEGEIYHYPLTPNLI